aaGCCAAGTTCAGTGTAGCTATAAAGTATGGAGCAATTTAAAGGATTACAAAAGACATTGTACGTCTGGTCAACCTCGGATGGTTTGGAGAAGCAAGTCAGCGAACTTAAAACAGCCACAGGAGGCGAAGTGCAAGTGGAGAACATCAACCGATTGACTCTTGGTAAAGACAATACAAAGAACCAGTTTGTCATTCAAAACATTCCAGAACATTATTGCAGTGCAGTTTACTGACATAAGtttgaatttaatttattaCAGCGTCTTATGCAAATGCGTCATTCGATTTATTAGTCATAGAAAATGCCCAATTAACTGATGCTTTTGGTAAATTGTTGCAATTGTTAAAACCCAAGGGAAAATTACATCTACTCTCCTATGTGGGCAGCACCGAAAGTATTTTGCAGGAATTGAAATTGTCAGGTTTTTTAAATAACACTACAAAGGATGGAACCATAACAGGCGAGAAGCCAGGCTACGAGACAGGATCTGCAGTGAAGTTGTCCTTTGCCAAAGCAAAACCCCATCAAAAGCCAGCAGCTGTATGGAAAATTGATGGTGACGAAGATGAAGAGGATCTAATCAATGAAGATGATTTGTTGGATGAAGAGGACAAGAAGAAGCCAGATCCGGAATCATTAAGAGGTAAGGAAcaacatttaattttaaaactgTATTCAACATTGGTTACTGAAATTGTTTGTGCTTGTGTAGTTTGTGGTACAACTGGCAAAAGAAAGGCTTGCAAAGATTGTTCCTGTGGCCTAGCTGAGGAGTTAGAGgctgaaaaacaaaacactaaggTTGAGACAAAAAATGCCAAGTCCAGCTGTGGCAGTGTAAGCATAATTTTGGTTTTCGTTCGTTCAAATAGGATAGTTTGTACTAATTGTTCTTACTTTGTGTTTCAGTGCTATTTAGGAGATGCTTTCCGTTGTTCCACTTGCCCTTATTTGGGTATGCCAGCTTTTAAACCTGGTGAAAAAGTACAATTGGCTGGAAATCTTTTAAAATCGGATGTTTGAAGAAACTTTGCTTATAAATCGATTCTAAAATGCtgtaaaattccaaaaaatataaaattttttaagttttaaaactGACGCTGTTACCTAATTTTGCAGCCATTACCTCAAGTCCCAAGGATTGCTAATGTGGGGTAATGCATATAGCTGATATTCATACAGTTTTTATCTTATCTCTGTACTTCAATCTATCGCAGATATCTTTGCAAACGCGACAGTGATTTGCCATAACGGACTAGCAAACGAAAACGGCGTTAGAATCGAGACGTTGCATCAATACGAGTATTTCTGTATGGATCATGGCCTGCTGCTTCAATGTAGACTGTTTGTTCGTTGAGCAAGAGGCACCTTTCGGAAAACTCGTTGGTCTCCACGATAAGAGTTTAGTTTGTTACACCATCCGGATCTCAATTGGACCTGAGTAGCTATAAGAAGAATTTTTCGACCTGTCTATAGTCCCCAGATCCATCTCAAAAAATCTGTCCGCTTCTATGGGAGTGGTCCACGGCGACTGCAATTAGATTGTCCACACGCCAGTAGACAGTAAGCAACTTGAAGAGGTAGATGTTAAACGGGATCGGATAGAGAATCACTCTCTGCGGAACACCCTATTTAACTTTACTTTCCGGCGTTTCGTTTTCGGGTTTTGATTGTCGACCGCACATGCACCGCTGAATTCATCACTTCGTCGAGCTCAGAAAATCAAACTGGATGACGTCAGAGAATGACAGCTGTGAGCACCTCCCAGGCTATAACTTTGAGCTTCGATCTGCGTGGTGTTGACtgttatcacgagaagtttAGTGGTGAGCTACCGATCGCGTCCACAAGTTtcagatagtggaatgttccatacggagtagctgcaattgcattAGCGaacaatcaacggtatcgaaCGGAGAATCTCAGCGAGAGACCGGGCGGGCACCAGCTCTTGCATAaattctgagtgcctatgatggtcgatatgacaagtcgagtaatggcgcctttaaataaccaatggccattatgttcccgcggcgatcggtcctttgcaccggaacgagcttgtccACCTATAGCAGCTGGCTACAACATAGCATAGCATGCGGCTGCAACATAGCATagcatgtggctacaacaacaacaatatcaccACCACGAGGAAGGACAGTTTGTTCATAGGGTCTTTTGCCACTCAGACAGCAGCGATGATGTGCCTCAGCGTATGATGTGCCTCTAACGTAATCAGTGCTGATGATCTTCTGCCAGGTGGTAGTAAAGTTCCAAAAATCTTTGTACACGGGGATAGAGGAtagattggactatatgtaGTGGTTGTTGTAGTTGCCACATACATTTGTGCAGGTGGAGGTAGTCATCCTCGTTAAGCTGCTATGGGTGAAGAAGGTCCTTTCGGTCCATCGGATGGATCGCCGCGGAAACGTGAATCGGCCTGTATTATTCCCTCTGGTCCGACTTGAGATTTACGCGATTTGAGAAAAAGGATCACCCGACCTATGTTCCATATTTCGGATACTAAGAGGATGGTGATGGAAAAATTGAGCATTCCCATTGATGGTCATCGATGCTGATTCTTCAGCATATAGGTAAGTTGGGAATATAATACCTGACGGATAACCTCAATTAAAtcgatgttgttgtagcagtgtgttatacactgaggcgacagcccttgccgatggagaactccatcaggtcaatccggttcTTACAACCGGCtgggattggttgttgttgttgttgtagcagtatgttgtgTTCCATCTTCTGtttgcttggttctgttgaatgtctatatccaggaactctgcgactaaggtgatGTGCGTTTAGagcgatctgggtctgagtcgagtgggtcaggctgggcagttaaacatgtgatgtgtgtcgtgtggtcccatgTCACATCTGCCTGAACTGTTGAGTTATGATGTGCCTCTGAGGGAATCAGAGTTGATGATCTGCTGCAAATAGGGATAAACTTAAGCCAGGCGGTAGTAGTGATCCAAAATTTTTGTGCATGGGTATAGAAGAGATATTGGCCTTTATGTTTTGGTTGTTGCTGAAGTAGCGACAAAAATATGAGCAGATGGAGATTGTTGTCCAGACTCGCTTGGTATGGCGGTTGATCAAGAGGTTCTATCTATCTTAAGACTTCTGGGCGGTGTATatttatccacaagatgatgatttggatggtctcagCGATAACAGCctaaaaggtattgcttggacggcatgtagttatgtcttcgcactggtaggatttttgtctcctgatggaggtagtccacatgagaactaaggagacagcccgacGCAGttcggcattctgacagatctgaatattattccactgcgtgtcacaaagctgacgagaccacactggcgctgcataacttaccacagaccgcccaattgctttgtacgtggtcaacaaggtttctttttctgcaccccaagtgatttgaggaccttgtttctacttttgaatttatcgcaaattggtgtggcatgtggggagaatgtgttagagctgtcaaatgtgacgccaagtattttgggacacttgatggtcggaatcatttctccatcgaccatcacagtcagctcagttgttgttgttgtagccgtgtgttgtacactgaggcggcagcccttgccgacgaaggacttcatcgggtcaatccggtacgcacaaccggctgccatgggattgcagccggttgtattcagctcagtattcatcgcacgcgtatttgtagtgaacaatgtgttCGAAGATTTAGTGGCAGacatcttcagatttcttgcagagAAATATAAGGCAAGTACgatgaggtagacgttcaacctatcgcagatgtcaacaacgggtgggggcctgatgccatgatcgtacaatcgtccgcatatgatacgatctctatgccgtcgggagggggtggaatggaggataggtagaggttaaacagtgctggAGATATCACTTCACCTtgggggaactccctgtttaaaTCTACGgtgctttgacttcttatccctgaattccacaaatgactgacgaccacacatataattcgtgacccagcgtttcaggcctggctggagggacgtgttggcgatgtcctcaaatagttttgcATGGCCACGAGAAAAATCCTATCACATGCcctaggctgattgaagccacggcaaatgtgtgcggtgatggcatgcaaagcagtgcTTGTGCTATGcggtcttcgaaatccatgttgatgctcggtgaATAgcaattctcctacgaggctggGGAGGAGttatgcctcaagcgtctttgctactggtgagagaagggaaatcggtctgtacgactctctcaaactcgggtcctttccaggcttcagtagtgggatcactctgcccatcttacAGActtcgggaactataagagtgttcaaagacaggttgaggacctGAGTAAGGtattcaactccaggtaaatccagattcttcagtatcaatgtagagattccgtcggggccttggatgatttggcgccacggatgacattcgtaacttcgcccacggtaaattgtgatggctgtccatcgactCGGAGATACGGCGAAtgactctcctccttgccctgtcactctggggatgcacaataaattgacggttgaacaacctggcgcatctcttcggatcagacacggttacgtcgccaaaagtgactgaggtcctgtcatcccgtctaccgggtttTGAGAGTGTCTTAACATTAGATCATAGCTTGCtacttaaatcgtcttagaatttaacaacgatccgaaatatatacactttgtggggtcggaaatgcaaacggaatgactaaatgagtataccccctactttatggtggtggctataaaaataaataaattctatagaaaaacaagtaagagcgtgctaagttcggccgtgccgaatcttatataccctccacgattgatcgcatttgtcgagttctatgcgcggtatctctttttagacaaacatagaatattgaataagaactgttatgctattggagctatatcaagttatagtccgattcggaccataaatgaatgcacatgaacattgtagaagtcattgtgtagtatttcagttcattcggataagaatttcgccttgtaggggctcaagaagcataatcggcagataggtttatatgggagctgtatcaagccattgatcgattcagactatattagacacgtaggttgaaggtcatgagagaagccattgtacaaaatttcagccaaatcgtatgagaattgcgccctctagaggttcaagaaatcaagatcccagatcggtctatatgtcagctatatcaggttctttaccgacttacgccatacttagcacagttattggaagtcataacaaaacacctcatgcaaaatttcagccaaatcggatgaaaattgcgcgctctattggctcaagaagtcaagatccaaggacggtttatatgacagctataccagattataaaccgatttgaatcatacttagcacagttgttgaaagtgataccaaaacactaagtgccaaatttcaaataaatcgtttgagaattgcgccctctagaggctcaagaagtcaagatccaagatcgatttatatggcagctatatcaaaacatggaccgattaaaaccatacttagaacagtagttgaaagtgataccaaaacactacgtgcaaaatttcaataaaatcggacgagaattgcgctctctagtggcttaagaagtcaagacccaagatcggtttatatggcagctatatcaaaacatagacctgTTTAAACCTTACTTAGCGTAATTGTTAGACGTGCtgtcaaaacactacgtgcaaaatttcaataaaatcggacgagaattgcgccctctagtggctcaagaagtcaagacccaagatcggtttatatggcagctatatcaaaacatggaccgatatggcccatttacaataccaaccgacctacactaataaaaagtatttgtgcaaaatttcaagcggctagctttactccttcaaaagttagcatgctttcgacagacagacagacggaccgatcgtcgcgacattttatgtcgatctagccatgtccgtccgtccgtccgtctgtctgtcgcaagcacgctaacttccgaaggagtaaagctagccgcttgaaattttgcacaaatactttttattagtgtaggtcggttggtattgtaaatgggccatatcggtccatgttttgatatagctgccatataaaccgatcttgggtcttgttttcttgagcctctagagggcgcaattcttatccgatttgactgaaatttagcacgacgtgttttgttatgatatcaaacaactgtgccaagtatggttcaaatcggtccataacctgatatagctgccatataaaccgatcttgggtcttgatttcttgagcctctagagtgcgcaattcttatccaattggaatgaaattttgcacgacgtgttttgctatgacttccaacaactgtactaaattaggttcatatcggttcataacctgatatagctgtcatataaaccgatctgggatcttgacttcttgagcctgtagaggtcgcaattattatccgatttgcctgaaattttgtacaacagattctctcatgaccatcaacatacgtgtttattatcgtctgaatcggtctatagcccggtacagctcccatataaatcaatctctctattttacttcttgagcccccaaagggcgcaattcttattcgaagtggctgacattttacacaggtctccaacatataatttaattgtgttccaaaccggaccatatcttgatatcgctctaatagcagagtaaatcttttcttatatcctttcttgccgggaaaagaactcgacaaatgcgagccatggtggagggtatttaagattcggcccagccgaacttagcacgcttttacttgtttcaattgcgttttgttttttttttttttttaatttttaattaatttatttcgtAAATATCTTCGTACAAAAAACGCTCTTAAAAtctaaaaatcttaattttttttttcaaaaaaaattttaattgaattttcttaaaaaccaCATATATATAGTAAAAGAAGTGCTTCTAAACTGAGAACTTGAGACATAACTCTCATATCTCTACACTTCAATGATCACAAGGTGTGCCCTTAATCAGATCACGATTATTACCAGTCAAGATGCGATAATTCACAGCGGCGGGGTCTAATTGCCTATACAAATAGGTGGGCATTTTATCGGACAGCACATACAAATTGCCCTCGGAGTCAATCTTCATGTCATTGGGAAAGACCAGTGTATGGGAATCGGAATCAATTAGACCCTGATTGTCGGCCACATACGGCTTTTTGGTATTCCAGCAGGCAATGGCATCCTTATTGACTTGGGTATAGAATATAACATCCGTTTCCAGATCATAAACTTCGGCGGTAGATTGACCATTCATACCGCGATCACCCACATATTTAAAGTCATAATAGGCATCGGGTGAGGTGACATGAGTTTCATTTTGCAAAACCTTATTGGAGACCATAAACTCTTTGGTACTGGCCAAGGCATGGAAATAGATATCCTTGGTATGATCAGGTTTCAAGGGGCCAACAGCCATGCCAAACACACCATCGGTCCATTGGAAGTTGACGCCACCGACATTGAAATCACCATGCAAAGGATCAAAATGGAAGAAGTTATGCTTGACACGATATGAATGATTGTCGCGGAAGGAATAGACTATAACTCCATAGGCTCCCAAATCAGGAATATAGGCATAGGCATTGGCACATTCCGAGCG
The Stomoxys calcitrans chromosome 3, idStoCalc2.1, whole genome shotgun sequence genome window above contains:
- the LOC106084383 gene encoding anamorsin homolog, which encodes MEQFKGLQKTLYVWSTSDGLEKQVSELKTATGGEVQVENINRLTLASYANASFDLLVIENAQLTDAFGKLLQLLKPKGKLHLLSYVGSTESILQELKLSGFLNNTTKDGTITGEKPGYETGSAVKLSFAKAKPHQKPAAVWKIDGDEDEEDLINEDDLLDEEDKKKPDPESLRVCGTTGKRKACKDCSCGLAEELEAEKQNTKVETKNAKSSCGSCYLGDAFRCSTCPYLGMPAFKPGEKVQLAGNLLKSDV
- the LOC106084378 gene encoding protein yellow, with amino-acid sequence MKSLPLVLCIFGVVLVVAQAKLEEKFHWKQLAFDWPSKEVENEALKSGQYVVENNLPLGVEKWSNKLFITVPRWKSGVAASLNYVDLNSNDKSPKLRPYPSWEANKVPMDKCENERGCPLNDNSTVISTFRIQADKCDRLWVLDTGLADILGEGKQVTPNAIVIYDLKTDKLVRRFTIPKGQMKEDSFLANIIVDSERSECANAYAYIPDLGAYGVIVYSFRDNHSYRVKHNFFHFDPLHGDFNVGGVNFQWTDGVFGMAVGPLKPDHTKDIYFHALASTKEFMVSNKVLQNETHVTSPDAYYDFKYVGDRGMNGQSTAEVYDLETDVIFYTQVNKDAIACWNTKKPYVADNQGLIDSDSHTLVFPNDMKIDSEGNLYVLSDKMPTYLYRQLDPAAVNYRILTGNNRDLIKGTPCDH